Proteins encoded together in one Paracoccus sp. SMMA_5_TC window:
- a CDS encoding glycosyltransferase, whose translation MTPTRLGAVAIGRNEGERLKACLRSLVGHCDPVVYVDSGSADDSVAFARDLGVIVVELDSAIPFTAARARNAGFQALEQAGSPELVQFVDGDCRVEPEWLQAGMAALHDDPRLGLVTGWRGEIHPTATVYNQMCEVDWRRPAGPITACGGDMMVRAAAFRQIGGFDPVVIAAEDDEFCLRLARAGWRLLRLPVQMTWHDADMTRFGQWWQRTIRNGHGFAQVGAMHPPYFRRERLRVWVYGLVLPLLGLLGLLVSRWLLLAVLAAYALSWWKTARGLSGRPMAWRQAGLLTLAKIPNLIGMLTFYRRRWLGRDMRIIEYK comes from the coding sequence ATGACCCCCACCCGGCTTGGTGCCGTGGCCATCGGCCGCAACGAAGGCGAACGGCTGAAGGCCTGCCTGCGCTCGCTGGTCGGGCACTGCGATCCCGTCGTCTATGTCGACAGCGGCTCGGCCGATGACAGCGTGGCCTTTGCCCGCGACCTTGGCGTGATCGTGGTCGAACTGGACAGCGCCATCCCCTTTACCGCCGCCCGCGCCCGCAACGCCGGGTTTCAGGCGCTGGAACAGGCCGGCAGCCCCGAGCTGGTGCAATTCGTCGATGGCGATTGCCGGGTCGAGCCGGAATGGTTGCAGGCCGGCATGGCGGCGCTGCACGACGATCCCCGGCTGGGCCTGGTCACCGGCTGGCGCGGGGAAATCCACCCCACCGCCACCGTCTACAACCAGATGTGCGAGGTGGACTGGCGCCGCCCCGCCGGGCCGATCACCGCCTGCGGCGGCGACATGATGGTGCGCGCCGCAGCCTTTCGCCAGATCGGCGGCTTCGACCCTGTCGTGATCGCGGCCGAGGATGACGAATTCTGCCTGCGACTGGCCCGCGCCGGCTGGCGCCTGCTGCGGCTGCCGGTGCAGATGACCTGGCACGACGCCGACATGACCCGCTTTGGCCAGTGGTGGCAGCGCACGATCCGCAACGGCCACGGCTTTGCCCAGGTCGGCGCCATGCACCCGCCCTATTTCCGGCGCGAACGGCTGCGGGTCTGGGTCTATGGGCTGGTGCTGCCGCTGCTGGGCCTTTTGGGGCTGCTTGTCAGCCGCTGGCTGCTGCTGGCGGTGCTGGCGGCCTATGCGCTGTCGTGGTGGAAAACCGCGCGCGGCCTGTCCGGGCGGCCAATGGCCTGGCGGCAGGCGGGACTGCTGACGCTGGCCAAGATCCCCAACCTGATCGGGATGCTGACATTTTATCGCCGCCGGTGGCTGGGGCGGGACATGCGTATTATCGAGTATAAATAG
- a CDS encoding NAD-dependent epimerase/dehydratase family protein — MTSDLRVGIIGAGYIAPWHADAIRATPGARLVAVCDPARDAAEALAHSHGIAAFADLDQMIAAGVCDVVHILTPPNLHRDLAIRCLNAGLHVLVEKPVALSVAELDEMAAAAQAAGRQLGACHNFLGLPAYGRLKSALQAGDLGLVSSAQINWALPLVPLRSGPYGLWMLRETPNLLLELGAHPFSLATDLFGPLEIEHVSLGQWVPLPGGEQRPQSWRILARAGRVDVSIALSLVETFDDRSVTLRGSSGLARLDYGADTLVIARDNTADLVLNPLLKELGRAGGHLREGLRNAVRQAASLNQKSPYGLSFRATVAAFHAGLREGRPDPRLAPPAARMVMQGIEDSLARLPELPAVPARPAGRPAPRVLVIGGTGFIGRNLTRRLVEQGHDVRVVSRGRQGPFPDLADRVDTVGVSMRDEDGLVAAMQGMDCVINLAKSTDKNWQAALENDVATTERIGRAAIRAGIGRLIHTGTIASYDMSDPGRSITEATDFGAMEQRNIYARAKAEGERRLLALQAQGLRLVIARPGIVLGDGGPLQHWGIGRWHGAGAVRLWGSGRNILPFVLADDVSDGIIAMMDSPRALGESFNLVGEPLFSGRDYFAAIHRRTGARLRVSGSNLTALWAADVLKQGLKRYALRRRDAAPASLSDWKSRGHLSPFDNRKPKELLGWRPEADPDAFWRRAIDQAHLFW, encoded by the coding sequence ATGACCAGCGACTTGCGCGTCGGCATCATCGGCGCCGGCTATATCGCGCCCTGGCACGCCGATGCCATCCGCGCCACCCCCGGCGCGCGGCTGGTCGCGGTCTGCGATCCCGCCCGCGACGCGGCCGAGGCGCTGGCCCACAGCCATGGCATCGCCGCCTTTGCCGATCTGGACCAGATGATCGCGGCCGGGGTCTGCGATGTGGTCCATATCCTGACGCCGCCGAACCTGCACCGCGATCTGGCGATCCGCTGCCTGAACGCCGGGCTGCATGTGCTGGTCGAAAAGCCGGTGGCGCTGTCGGTGGCCGAGCTGGACGAGATGGCCGCCGCCGCCCAGGCCGCCGGGCGCCAGCTGGGCGCCTGTCACAATTTCCTGGGCCTGCCCGCCTATGGCCGGCTGAAATCGGCGCTGCAGGCGGGGGATCTGGGGCTGGTGTCATCGGCCCAGATCAACTGGGCCTTGCCGCTGGTGCCGCTGCGCTCGGGGCCCTATGGGCTGTGGATGCTGCGCGAGACGCCGAACCTGCTGCTGGAACTGGGGGCGCATCCGTTCTCGCTGGCCACGGACCTGTTCGGCCCGCTCGAGATCGAGCACGTCAGCCTGGGCCAATGGGTGCCGCTGCCCGGGGGCGAGCAGCGCCCGCAAAGCTGGCGCATCCTGGCGCGCGCCGGCCGGGTCGATGTCAGCATCGCGCTGTCGCTGGTCGAAACCTTCGACGACCGCTCGGTGACGCTGCGCGGATCCTCGGGGCTGGCACGGCTGGATTACGGCGCCGATACGCTGGTGATCGCCCGCGACAACACCGCCGATCTGGTGCTGAACCCGCTGCTGAAGGAGCTGGGACGCGCCGGCGGCCATCTGCGCGAAGGGCTGCGCAACGCCGTCCGGCAGGCCGCGTCGCTGAACCAGAAAAGCCCCTATGGGCTCAGCTTTCGCGCCACGGTCGCGGCCTTTCATGCCGGGCTGCGCGAGGGCCGTCCGGACCCGCGCCTGGCGCCGCCGGCCGCGCGCATGGTCATGCAGGGCATCGAGGACAGCCTGGCGCGGCTGCCGGAACTGCCCGCCGTGCCGGCCCGGCCGGCGGGCCGGCCCGCGCCGCGGGTGCTGGTGATCGGCGGCACCGGCTTCATCGGCCGCAACCTGACCCGGCGCCTGGTCGAACAGGGCCATGACGTGCGCGTGGTCTCGCGCGGGCGGCAAGGGCCGTTTCCCGATCTGGCCGACCGGGTGGACACGGTGGGCGTCTCGATGCGGGACGAGGACGGGCTGGTCGCCGCCATGCAGGGGATGGATTGCGTCATCAACCTGGCGAAATCGACCGACAAGAACTGGCAGGCGGCGCTGGAAAACGACGTCGCCACCACCGAGCGCATCGGCCGCGCCGCGATCCGCGCCGGCATCGGTCGGCTGATCCACACCGGCACCATCGCCTCATACGACATGTCGGACCCCGGCCGGAGCATCACCGAGGCCACCGATTTCGGCGCGATGGAACAGCGCAACATCTATGCCCGCGCCAAGGCCGAGGGCGAGCGCCGGCTGCTGGCCTTGCAGGCGCAGGGCTTGCGGCTGGTGATCGCGCGCCCGGGCATCGTGCTGGGCGACGGCGGGCCGTTGCAGCATTGGGGCATCGGCCGCTGGCATGGCGCGGGAGCGGTGCGGCTGTGGGGCAGCGGGCGCAACATCCTGCCCTTCGTGCTGGCCGATGACGTCTCGGACGGGATCATCGCCATGATGGACAGCCCGCGCGCCCTGGGCGAAAGCTTCAACCTGGTCGGCGAGCCGCTGTTTTCGGGACGCGACTATTTCGCCGCCATCCACCGCCGCACCGGCGCCCGGCTGAGGGTCAGCGGCTCGAACCTGACCGCATTGTGGGCGGCGGATGTGCTGAAGCAAGGTTTGAAGCGATACGCGCTGCGCCGGCGCGACGCGGCGCCGGCATCATTGTCCGACTGGAAGTCGCGCGGACATCTGTCGCCCTTCGATAACCGCAAGCCCAAGGAGCTGCTGGGCTGGCGCCCCGAGGCCGATCCCGACGCCTTCTGGCGCCGGGCCATCGATCAGGCGCATCTGTTCTGGTGA
- a CDS encoding AmiS/UreI family transporter — MLTGLVLFYVGAVLFLNGLWLMGRISDREIVVINLVTALVSGAVVLHDVFGAGADAASIRNGALGLLFATTYLWVAHNRLSGVDGRGLGWFSLFVAVTAVPVTLRALATATSLADYWMALNWAAWAVLWFLYFLLLALGRPILRPTAWFTLFCGILTGWLPGFLMLEGWL, encoded by the coding sequence ATGCTGACGGGATTGGTGCTGTTTTACGTGGGCGCGGTGCTGTTTCTGAACGGGCTGTGGCTGATGGGTCGTATCAGCGACCGGGAAATCGTGGTCATCAACCTGGTCACGGCGCTGGTGTCGGGGGCGGTGGTGCTGCACGATGTCTTTGGCGCCGGGGCCGATGCCGCCAGCATCCGCAATGGCGCGCTGGGGCTTTTGTTCGCCACCACCTATCTGTGGGTGGCGCATAATCGGCTGAGCGGCGTCGATGGCCGCGGGCTGGGCTGGTTCAGCCTGTTCGTCGCCGTGACCGCGGTGCCGGTGACGCTGCGGGCGTTGGCCACCGCGACAAGCCTTGCCGATTACTGGATGGCGCTGAACTGGGCGGCCTGGGCGGTGCTGTGGTTTCTGTATTTCCTGCTTCTGGCGCTGGGCCGGCCGATCCTGCGGCCGACGGCCTGGTTCACGCTGTTCTGTGGCATCCTGACCGGCTGGCTGCCGGGCTTTCTGATGCTGGAAGGCTGGCTCTGA
- a CDS encoding DUF475 domain-containing protein, with amino-acid sequence MSQNGNPLAGSGVVDGARRPTMKYFTWAFIVTVLGLMLGGVLGWQTTGTLGGTLSVFFICAVLAVLEISLSFDNAIVNANKLKDMTPKWQRRFLTWGILIAVFGMRIVFPLLIVVIAAKIGPWQAMVLAASQPDEYSRIMHDAHLPIAAFGGTFLMMVGLSFFFDHEKDVHWVKWLEKRMTRYATIRGIEVAIVLVTVLVFSRFLDGADAQIFFSSAIWGLLTFLLVEVLGGLLDSSQEALHAGAKGGLGAFLYLEVLDASFSFDGVIGAFALTHNLFVIAIGLGIGAMYVRSMTIMLVERGTLSEYRYLEHGAFYAIIALSVIMFVQPLVHIPEVITGLGGATLIGISFWSSLRWNRRNGEALG; translated from the coding sequence ATGTCGCAAAATGGCAACCCCCTGGCGGGGAGTGGCGTGGTGGACGGGGCGCGTCGCCCGACCATGAAATATTTCACCTGGGCCTTCATCGTGACCGTGCTGGGTTTGATGCTGGGCGGTGTGCTGGGCTGGCAGACCACCGGCACGCTCGGCGGCACGCTGTCGGTGTTCTTCATCTGTGCGGTGCTGGCGGTGCTGGAAATCTCGTTGTCCTTCGACAATGCCATCGTCAACGCCAACAAGCTCAAGGACATGACCCCGAAATGGCAGCGCCGGTTCCTGACCTGGGGCATCCTGATCGCGGTGTTCGGCATGAGGATCGTGTTCCCGCTGCTGATCGTGGTGATCGCCGCCAAGATCGGTCCCTGGCAGGCGATGGTGCTGGCCGCCAGCCAGCCCGACGAATATTCGCGCATCATGCATGACGCGCATCTGCCCATCGCGGCCTTTGGCGGCACCTTCCTGATGATGGTCGGGCTGAGCTTCTTTTTCGACCATGAAAAGGACGTGCATTGGGTCAAGTGGCTGGAAAAGCGCATGACCCGCTATGCCACCATCCGCGGCATCGAGGTCGCCATCGTCCTGGTCACGGTGCTGGTGTTTTCGCGCTTTCTGGACGGGGCCGATGCGCAGATCTTCTTCAGCTCGGCCATCTGGGGGCTGCTGACCTTTCTGCTGGTCGAGGTGCTGGGCGGGCTGCTGGACAGTTCGCAAGAGGCCCTGCATGCCGGCGCCAAGGGCGGGCTGGGCGCGTTCCTGTATCTCGAGGTGCTGGATGCCTCGTTCAGCTTCGACGGGGTGATCGGGGCCTTTGCGCTGACCCACAACCTGTTCGTCATCGCCATCGGCCTGGGCATCGGTGCCATGTATGTGCGTTCGATGACCATCATGCTGGTCGAACGCGGCACGCTGTCGGAATACCGCTATCTGGAACACGGCGCCTTCTATGCCATCATCGCGCTGTCGGTGATCATGTTCGTCCAGCCGCTGGTGCATATCCCCGAGGTCATCACCGGCCTGGGCGGCGCCACGCTGATCGGCATTTCCTTCTGGTCGTCGCTGCGCTGGAACCGCCGCAACGGCGAGGCGCTGGGCTAG
- a CDS encoding sensor histidine kinase translates to MSVWPSLRRHSLRRRLLAWLLLATAVLGAAALIDTWREAQRMANALADRVLAGSALVIAERASLDDQGLIAIDIPYGALEMLSSAAQDRVFYRVDGPPGRLVTGYDDLPVAPARPGAEPAFADSQFRGAPVRVASLARAASTGIDEVPFVVTVAETTNARDALTRAILMRSALRLALMIGGAALIVWIAVSVSLRPLYRLGEEIAARSPGDLSPITTPVPTEIAGLVATVNGFMHRLGAALEAMRNFTGNAAHQLRTPLAVVRTQLALAARAPSLPEAQAAAGKGDAGVAHAERILAQLLLLARVDAGGGGELQRLDLTALARDLTADHIPQAAEAGIDLGFEGDEPVFVRAEPLLLGEALTNLLSNALNHAGPAVEVTIRVRRAGAQALLEVEDNGPGIPAAQRHAVIGRFNRAASGDSVPARPGLGLGLSVVDEIARLFGGRLELVEAAAGQGLLARITLPTDAG, encoded by the coding sequence GTGAGCGTCTGGCCGTCCCTGCGCCGCCATTCCCTGCGCCGGCGGCTGCTGGCCTGGCTGCTGCTGGCCACCGCGGTGCTGGGGGCGGCGGCATTGATCGATACCTGGCGCGAGGCGCAGCGCATGGCCAATGCCCTGGCCGACCGGGTGCTGGCCGGATCGGCCCTGGTCATCGCCGAACGCGCCTCGCTGGACGATCAGGGGTTGATCGCCATCGACATCCCCTATGGCGCGCTGGAAATGCTCAGTTCGGCGGCGCAGGACCGGGTGTTCTATCGCGTCGATGGCCCGCCGGGGCGGCTGGTGACCGGCTATGACGACCTGCCGGTGGCGCCGGCGCGACCGGGGGCGGAACCCGCCTTTGCCGACAGCCAGTTCCGCGGCGCGCCGGTGCGGGTGGCCAGCCTTGCGCGCGCCGCCTCGACCGGGATCGACGAGGTGCCCTTTGTCGTCACCGTCGCCGAAACCACCAATGCCCGCGACGCGCTGACCCGCGCCATCCTGATGCGCTCGGCGCTGCGGCTGGCGCTGATGATCGGCGGCGCCGCGCTGATCGTCTGGATCGCGGTGTCGGTGTCGTTGCGGCCGCTGTATCGGCTGGGCGAGGAAATCGCCGCCCGCAGCCCGGGCGATCTCAGCCCGATCACCACCCCGGTCCCGACCGAGATCGCGGGGCTTGTGGCTACCGTCAACGGCTTCATGCACCGGCTGGGCGCGGCGCTGGAGGCGATGCGGAATTTCACCGGCAATGCCGCCCATCAGCTGCGCACGCCGCTGGCGGTGGTGCGCACGCAGCTGGCGCTGGCGGCCCGCGCCCCCAGCCTGCCCGAGGCGCAGGCCGCCGCCGGCAAGGGCGATGCCGGCGTCGCCCATGCCGAACGCATCCTGGCGCAATTGCTGCTGCTGGCGCGGGTCGATGCCGGCGGTGGCGGCGAATTGCAGCGCCTGGACCTGACCGCCCTGGCCCGCGACCTTACCGCCGATCATATCCCGCAGGCGGCCGAGGCCGGCATCGACCTGGGCTTCGAGGGCGACGAGCCGGTTTTCGTGCGGGCCGAGCCGCTCTTGCTGGGCGAGGCGCTGACCAATCTGCTGTCCAATGCGCTGAACCATGCCGGTCCGGCGGTCGAGGTCACCATTCGCGTGCGCCGCGCGGGTGCGCAGGCGCTCTTGGAGGTCGAGGATAACGGCCCCGGCATCCCGGCTGCGCAGCGCCATGCCGTGATCGGCCGCTTCAACCGCGCCGCCAGCGGTGATTCGGTTCCGGCGCGTCCGGGCCTGGGTCTGGGCCTGTCGGTGGTGGATGAAATCGCCCGCCTGTTCGGTGGGCGCCTCGAACTGGTCGAAGCCGCCGCCGGGCAGGGGTTGCTGGCGCGCATCACCCTTCCGACGGACGCGGGCTGA